From the genome of Streptococcus lutetiensis, one region includes:
- the serS gene encoding serine--tRNA ligase, translating to MLDIKRIRNDFDEVAKKLATRGVAAEKLSELKELDDKRRELLVKSESAKAERNTASAAIAQAKRNKEDASEQITAMQKLSADIKATDAELAEIDEKLSEFTATLPNIPAADVPVGADEDENVEVRRWGTPREFDFDIKAHWDLGEDLDILDWERGAKVTGSRFLFYKGLGARLERAIYNFMLDEHAKEGYTEVIPPYMVNHDSMFGTGQYPKFKEDTFELADSDYVLIPTAEVPLTNYYRGEILDGKELPVYFTAMSPSFRSEAGSAGRDTRGLIRLHQFHKVEMVKFSKPETSYDELEKMVANAENILQKLGLPYRVITLCTGDMGFSAAKTYDLEVWIPAQNTYREISSCSNTEDFQARRAQIRYRDEADGKVKLLHTLNGSGLAVGRTVAAILENYQNEDGSVTIPEVLRPYMSGAEVISPK from the coding sequence ATGTTAGATATCAAACGTATTCGTAACGATTTCGACGAAGTCGCTAAAAAATTGGCTACACGTGGCGTTGCTGCTGAAAAACTTTCTGAACTTAAAGAACTCGACGACAAACGTCGTGAATTGCTTGTTAAATCTGAATCAGCTAAAGCTGAACGTAACACAGCTTCTGCAGCTATCGCTCAAGCAAAACGCAACAAAGAAGACGCTTCTGAACAAATCACTGCAATGCAAAAATTGTCAGCAGACATCAAAGCTACTGACGCTGAACTAGCTGAAATCGATGAAAAATTATCTGAATTCACAGCTACACTTCCAAACATCCCAGCTGCTGATGTTCCTGTCGGTGCTGACGAAGACGAAAACGTTGAAGTTCGTCGTTGGGGAACACCTCGTGAATTTGACTTTGATATCAAAGCTCACTGGGATCTTGGTGAAGACCTTGACATCCTTGACTGGGAACGTGGTGCAAAAGTTACTGGTTCTCGTTTCCTATTCTACAAAGGTCTTGGAGCTCGCCTAGAACGCGCTATCTACAACTTCATGTTGGATGAACACGCTAAAGAAGGCTACACAGAAGTTATTCCTCCATACATGGTAAACCACGACTCTATGTTTGGTACTGGTCAATATCCAAAATTCAAAGAAGACACATTTGAATTGGCTGATTCTGACTATGTTCTTATCCCAACTGCTGAAGTCCCACTTACAAACTACTACCGTGGTGAAATCCTTGATGGTAAAGAACTTCCAGTTTACTTCACAGCGATGAGCCCATCATTCCGTTCAGAAGCTGGTTCAGCTGGTCGTGACACACGTGGTTTGATTCGTCTTCACCAATTCCACAAAGTTGAAATGGTTAAATTCTCTAAACCAGAAACTTCATACGATGAATTGGAAAAAATGGTTGCTAACGCTGAAAACATTCTTCAAAAACTTGGTTTGCCATACCGCGTTATCACACTATGTACTGGAGACATGGGATTCTCAGCTGCTAAAACTTACGACCTAGAAGTTTGGATTCCAGCTCAAAACACTTACCGTGAAATCTCAAGCTGTTCAAATACTGAAGATTTCCAAGCACGTCGTGCACAAATCCGCTACCGTGATGAAGCTGATGGTAAAGTTAAACTTCTTCACACTCTTAACGGTTCAGGTCTTGCAGTTGGACGTACAGTTGCTGCTATCCTTGAAAACTACCAAAACGAAGATGGTTCTGTAACAATTCCAGAAGTACTTCGTCCATACATGAGTGGAGCTGAAGTTATCTCACCTAAATAA
- a CDS encoding DUF956 family protein: MAQSLNSTVELTTTGVSYLGMGGKVGKFLLGNKGLEFYSDANVEDYIQIPWENIEKIGANVSRNKVSRHFEVFTDKGKFLFASKDSGKILKVARQHIGNDKVVRMLTLVQVLMKKLTGFVKKK, translated from the coding sequence ATGGCACAATCACTTAACTCTACCGTGGAATTAACGACTACCGGTGTTTCTTATCTTGGCATGGGGGGAAAAGTAGGGAAATTCCTTCTCGGTAATAAAGGTCTTGAATTTTATAGCGATGCTAACGTCGAGGATTATATCCAAATTCCTTGGGAAAACATCGAAAAAATCGGCGCTAACGTTTCTCGTAACAAAGTCAGCCGTCACTTTGAAGTCTTTACAGATAAAGGAAAATTTCTTTTTGCCTCAAAAGACTCAGGAAAAATCTTAAAAGTGGCTCGCCAACATATCGGAAACGATAAAGTTGTTCGTATGCTTACACTTGTTCAAGTCCTTATGAAAAAACTAACAGGATTTGTCAAAAAGAAATAA
- a CDS encoding PTS system mannose/fructose/sorbose family transporter subunit IID, giving the protein MAEKLQLSKSDRQKVWWRSTFLQGSWNYERMQNLGWAYALIPAIKKLYTSKEDRAAALKRHLEFFNTHPYVAAPIIGVTLALEEERANGAEIDDTAIQGVKIGMMGPLAGVGDPVFWFTVRPILGALGASLAMAGNIVGPLLFFFGWNIIRMAFLWYTQELGYKAGSEITKDLSGGIIQKITKGASILGMFILAVLVERWVSINFTVNLPSTKLSEGAYIEFPKGNVTGTELQGILGKVADGLSLSPEKANTLQGQLNSLIPGLMGLALTFLCMWLLKKKVSPITIIIGLFIVGIAARFFGIM; this is encoded by the coding sequence ATGGCTGAAAAACTTCAATTATCAAAATCTGATCGTCAAAAAGTTTGGTGGCGTTCTACTTTCCTACAAGGTTCTTGGAACTACGAACGTATGCAAAACTTAGGTTGGGCATACGCTTTGATCCCTGCTATCAAAAAACTTTATACATCTAAAGAAGACCGAGCTGCTGCTCTTAAACGTCACTTGGAATTCTTCAATACTCACCCATACGTTGCTGCTCCAATCATCGGTGTAACTCTTGCCCTTGAAGAAGAACGCGCAAATGGTGCTGAAATTGATGACACAGCTATCCAAGGGGTTAAAATTGGTATGATGGGACCTCTTGCTGGTGTGGGTGACCCAGTCTTCTGGTTTACAGTTCGTCCTATCCTTGGTGCTCTTGGTGCTTCACTTGCTATGGCAGGTAACATCGTTGGTCCACTTCTATTCTTCTTCGGATGGAACATCATCCGTATGGCATTCTTGTGGTACACTCAAGAACTTGGTTACAAAGCTGGTTCTGAAATCACTAAAGACCTTTCAGGTGGTATCATCCAAAAAATCACTAAAGGTGCTTCAATCCTTGGTATGTTCATCTTGGCTGTCTTGGTTGAACGTTGGGTATCAATTAACTTCACTGTTAATCTTCCTTCAACTAAACTTTCAGAAGGTGCTTACATCGAATTTCCTAAAGGAAACGTAACTGGTACTGAACTTCAAGGTATTCTTGGTAAAGTGGCTGATGGACTTAGCCTTTCACCAGAAAAAGCTAATACACTTCAAGGTCAATTGAACTCATTGATTCCTGGTTTGATGGGACTTGCCCTTACATTTCTTTGCATGTGGTTGCTTAAGAAAAAAGTTTCTCCAATCACAATCATCATCGGATTGTTCATCGTTGGTATCGCCGCTCGTTTCTTCGGAATCATGTAA
- a CDS encoding PTS mannose/fructose/sorbose transporter subunit IIC translates to MSVISMILVVVVAFFAGLEGILDEFQFHQPLVACTLIGLVTGNLEAGIILGGSLQMIALGWANIGAAVAPDAALASIAAAIIMVKGGDFTSKGIAVATATAIPLAVAGLFLTMLVRTASVALVHGADAAAKEGNIAAVERTHLVALFLQGLRIAVPAALLLAVPTSAVQSILNAMPDWLSGGMAVGGGMVVAVGYAMVINMMATSEVWPFFAIGFAVAAVSDLTLIALGTIGVALAFIYLNLSEKGGNGGGTISGSGDPIGDILEDY, encoded by the coding sequence ATGTCAGTTATTTCTATGATTTTAGTCGTTGTAGTTGCCTTCTTCGCTGGTCTTGAAGGTATCCTTGACGAATTCCAATTCCACCAACCACTAGTTGCCTGCACACTTATCGGTCTTGTTACTGGTAACCTTGAAGCAGGTATCATCCTTGGCGGTTCTCTACAAATGATCGCTCTTGGTTGGGCTAACATTGGTGCCGCTGTTGCGCCAGATGCTGCCCTTGCTTCTATAGCCGCTGCTATCATCATGGTTAAAGGTGGAGACTTCACTTCTAAAGGTATCGCCGTTGCAACAGCAACAGCTATCCCTCTTGCCGTTGCAGGTCTTTTCCTTACTATGCTTGTTCGTACTGCTTCTGTTGCCCTTGTTCACGGTGCTGACGCTGCCGCTAAAGAAGGTAACATCGCTGCAGTTGAACGTACTCACTTAGTAGCTCTATTCCTTCAAGGTCTTCGTATTGCTGTTCCTGCTGCTCTTCTTCTTGCAGTACCAACTTCAGCAGTACAATCTATCCTTAACGCTATGCCAGACTGGTTGTCAGGTGGTATGGCTGTCGGTGGTGGTATGGTTGTTGCCGTAGGTTACGCTATGGTTATCAACATGATGGCTACAAGCGAAGTATGGCCTTTCTTCGCTATCGGTTTTGCCGTTGCCGCTGTATCTGACCTTACTCTTATCGCCCTTGGTACAATTGGTGTTGCTCTTGCATTCATCTACCTTAACCTTTCAGAAAAAGGTGGAAATGGTGGCGGAACTATCTCAGGTTCTGGTGACCCAATCGGCGACATCTTGGAAGACTACTAG
- a CDS encoding PTS sugar transporter subunit IIB — MGIGIIIASHGKFAEGIHQSGSMIFGDQEKVQIVTFMPSEGPDDLYAHFNDAIAQFDADDEILVLADLWSGSPFNQASRVMGENPDRKMAIITGLNLPMLIQAYTERMMDANAGVEQVAANIIKESKDGVKALPEELNPAETAAAAPAAQAAPQGAIPEGTVIGDGKLKINLARIDTRLLHGQVATNWTPASKADRIIIASDTVSKDELRKSLIKQAAPNGVKANVVPIKKLIEASKDPRFGNTHALILFETPQEALEAIEGGVPIKELNVGSMAHSTGKTMVNNVLSMDKDDVATFEKLRDLGVTFDVRKVPNDSKKDLFDLIKKANVQ; from the coding sequence ATGGGTATCGGTATTATTATTGCCAGCCATGGTAAATTTGCTGAAGGTATTCATCAATCAGGTTCTATGATCTTTGGTGACCAAGAGAAAGTTCAAATTGTAACTTTCATGCCAAGCGAAGGACCTGATGATTTATATGCACACTTCAACGATGCTATCGCACAATTTGATGCTGATGATGAAATCCTCGTACTAGCTGACCTTTGGAGTGGTTCTCCATTTAACCAAGCTAGTCGCGTAATGGGTGAAAATCCAGATCGCAAGATGGCTATCATTACAGGTCTTAATTTGCCAATGCTTATCCAAGCCTACACTGAGCGTATGATGGACGCAAATGCAGGTGTTGAACAAGTTGCCGCAAATATCATTAAAGAGTCTAAAGACGGTGTTAAAGCACTTCCTGAAGAACTCAACCCAGCTGAAACAGCTGCTGCAGCGCCTGCCGCACAAGCTGCTCCTCAAGGTGCTATCCCTGAAGGAACTGTCATCGGTGATGGTAAACTTAAAATCAACCTCGCTCGTATTGACACACGTCTTCTTCACGGACAAGTTGCAACAAACTGGACACCTGCTTCTAAAGCTGATCGTATCATCATTGCATCTGACACTGTATCTAAAGATGAATTACGTAAAAGCTTGATCAAACAAGCAGCACCAAACGGTGTTAAAGCAAACGTTGTTCCAATCAAGAAATTGATTGAAGCTTCTAAAGACCCTCGTTTTGGTAACACACACGCACTTATCTTGTTTGAAACACCTCAAGAAGCTCTTGAAGCTATCGAAGGCGGTGTGCCAATTAAAGAACTTAACGTTGGTTCAATGGCTCACTCAACAGGTAAAACAATGGTTAACAACGTATTGTCAATGGACAAAGATGACGTTGCTACATTTGAAAAATTACGTGACCTTGGCGTAACATTCGATGTTCGTAAAGTCCCTAATGATTCTAAAAAAGACTTGTTTGATCTAATCAAAAAAGCAAATGTTCAATAA
- a CDS encoding HAD family hydrolase, with amino-acid sequence MTKKKMIALDLDGTLLRSDNTISDYTVDTIKKIQEKGHKVVIATGRPYRMALEHYRRLQLETPMITFNGSLTHLPEKKWDFEHSVTIDKQYLLDVLDIQKSIQADFIASEYRKKFFISADNHDIINPQLFGVDKITDKMTLDVTKITENPNGLLMQTHHEDKYSLADEMRKYFNHEIEIDSWGGPLNILEFSPKGINKAYALKYLLKTLNMNREDLIAFGDEHNDTEMLTFAGTGYAMKNASNVLLPFADKQTDFTNEEDGVAKELAKIFL; translated from the coding sequence ATGACAAAGAAAAAAATGATTGCTCTTGATTTGGATGGTACGCTGCTGCGCAGTGACAATACCATCTCAGATTATACTGTTGATACTATTAAAAAAATACAAGAAAAAGGTCACAAGGTCGTTATTGCGACAGGTCGTCCATACCGTATGGCTCTTGAACACTACCGTCGCTTACAACTTGAAACACCTATGATTACCTTTAACGGTTCCTTGACACATCTTCCTGAAAAAAAATGGGACTTTGAACACAGCGTCACTATTGATAAACAATACCTTTTAGATGTCCTAGACATCCAAAAAAGTATCCAAGCAGACTTTATCGCTAGTGAATACCGTAAAAAATTCTTCATCAGTGCCGATAATCACGACATCATCAATCCACAGCTTTTTGGTGTCGATAAAATCACCGATAAAATGACACTTGATGTAACAAAAATTACTGAAAATCCAAATGGTCTTTTGATGCAAACTCATCACGAAGACAAATATAGTCTTGCCGATGAAATGCGCAAATACTTCAACCACGAAATCGAAATTGATTCATGGGGCGGACCGCTTAATATCTTGGAATTCTCACCTAAGGGCATCAACAAAGCCTATGCTCTCAAGTACTTACTAAAAACCCTAAACATGAACCGAGAAGACTTGATTGCCTTTGGTGATGAACACAACGATACCGAAATGTTGACCTTCGCCGGTACAGGATACGCCATGAAAAATGCTAGCAACGTACTCCTACCATTTGCTGACAAACAAACAGACTTTACCAACGAAGAAGACGGTGTTGCGAAAGAATTGGCGAAAATTTTTCTATAA
- a CDS encoding DUF1361 domain-containing protein, with translation MAKKNVLIHVFFGIISFGIYYYHLRGPDLVWNMFLALLALDFSLLSYCIKQKVVRWSSGLLWLFFYPNTFYMLTDIVHMNFTDSVLWNKTSLILYMLYVSSILFGVLCGIESVKNIVVTFKLKNYYIRMLFVIILSFVSSFAIHIGRYARLNSWDIFTRPGLVIDEILNVISWNAIHFVLGFTFLQVLCLIFLDRENFK, from the coding sequence ATGGCTAAAAAGAACGTATTGATTCATGTCTTTTTTGGAATCATTTCGTTTGGCATTTATTACTACCATTTGCGAGGTCCAGATTTGGTATGGAACATGTTTTTGGCGCTGCTAGCTCTTGATTTTTCACTTCTTTCCTACTGTATAAAGCAAAAAGTGGTGAGATGGTCAAGTGGTCTCTTATGGTTGTTTTTTTATCCGAACACCTTTTATATGCTAACCGATATTGTTCATATGAATTTTACTGATTCGGTTTTATGGAATAAAACTAGCTTGATTTTGTACATGTTGTACGTGTCTAGTATCTTATTTGGGGTTCTATGTGGTATTGAAAGTGTGAAGAATATAGTGGTGACTTTTAAGTTGAAAAATTATTATATCCGGATGCTTTTCGTTATAATTCTGTCTTTTGTTTCGAGTTTCGCGATTCATATTGGACGTTATGCAAGGTTAAATTCTTGGGATATTTTCACTAGACCTGGTCTTGTTATTGATGAAATTTTGAATGTAATTAGCTGGAATGCTATTCATTTCGTGCTTGGTTTCACTTTTTTGCAGGTTTTATGTCTTATTTTTTTAGACCGTGAAAATTTTAAATAA
- a CDS encoding NCS2 family permease, translated as MEKFFKLKEHGTDVRTEVTAGLTTFFAMSYVLFVNPSILSQAGMPTQGVFLATIIGAVVGTLMMAFYANLPYAQAPGMGLNAFFTYTVVFSLGYSWQEALAMVFICGLISLFITVTKIRKLIIESIPAALKSAISAGIGIFLAYVGIKNAGFLKFSIDAGTYTVAGTGADKGLASITANASATPGLVAFNNPGVILALIGLAISIFFIVKGIRGGVILSIAATTVVGILIGVVDLGSVNWAATNLSASINDLKEIFGVALGSQGLGSLFSDASRIPGVLMAILAFSLTDIFDTIGTLVGTGEKVGIIASTGENKESKALDRALYSDLVGTTLGAIAGTSNVTTYVESAAGIGAGGRTGLTALTVAVLFAISSFFSPLVSIVPTQATAPILIIVGVMMLSNLKNVKWDDLGEAVPAFFTSIFMGFSYSITYGIAAGFITYTLVKIVKGQAKEVHAVMWVLDLLFILNFVSLAIL; from the coding sequence ATGGAAAAGTTTTTTAAACTTAAAGAACATGGTACAGATGTTCGTACAGAAGTAACTGCTGGTTTAACAACATTCTTTGCAATGTCATATGTATTGTTCGTTAACCCATCAATCCTTTCACAAGCTGGAATGCCTACACAAGGTGTGTTCCTTGCTACAATTATCGGTGCTGTTGTAGGTACATTGATGATGGCCTTCTACGCTAATCTTCCATATGCACAAGCACCAGGTATGGGACTTAACGCCTTTTTCACATATACAGTTGTCTTTTCATTGGGTTACTCTTGGCAAGAAGCTCTTGCGATGGTATTCATCTGTGGTCTCATTTCACTATTTATCACAGTAACTAAAATTCGTAAATTGATTATTGAATCAATTCCAGCAGCATTGAAATCAGCTATTTCAGCTGGTATTGGTATTTTCCTTGCTTATGTCGGAATTAAAAATGCAGGTTTCTTGAAATTCTCTATTGATGCTGGTACATACACAGTAGCTGGTACTGGAGCTGATAAAGGTCTTGCTTCAATTACAGCTAACGCATCAGCTACACCAGGATTGGTCGCTTTTAACAACCCAGGTGTTATTCTTGCATTGATTGGTCTTGCTATCTCAATCTTCTTTATCGTTAAAGGAATTCGTGGTGGTGTTATCCTTTCAATTGCTGCAACTACAGTTGTTGGTATTTTGATTGGTGTTGTTGATCTTGGTTCAGTTAACTGGGCTGCAACTAACTTGTCAGCTTCGATCAATGATTTGAAAGAAATCTTTGGTGTAGCTCTCGGTAGTCAAGGTCTTGGTTCATTGTTCTCAGATGCTTCACGTATCCCAGGTGTCTTGATGGCAATCCTTGCTTTCTCATTGACAGATATCTTTGATACAATCGGTACACTTGTTGGTACTGGTGAAAAAGTTGGTATCATCGCATCAACTGGTGAAAACAAAGAATCTAAAGCTCTTGACCGTGCTCTTTACTCTGACTTAGTTGGTACAACATTAGGTGCCATCGCAGGTACTTCAAACGTTACAACTTACGTTGAATCTGCTGCAGGTATTGGTGCTGGTGGTCGTACTGGTTTGACTGCTCTTACAGTTGCCGTACTATTTGCTATCTCAAGCTTCTTTAGCCCGCTTGTTTCAATCGTTCCTACACAAGCAACAGCTCCAATTCTTATTATCGTTGGTGTTATGATGCTTTCAAATCTTAAAAACGTTAAATGGGACGATCTTGGCGAAGCAGTTCCAGCATTCTTCACATCAATCTTTATGGGATTCAGCTACAGCATTACTTACGGTATCGCTGCTGGATTCATCACTTACACATTAGTTAAAATTGTAAAAGGTCAAGCAAAAGAAGTTCACGCTGTTATGTGGGTTCTTGACTTATTATTCATTCTTAATTTCGTTAGCTTGGCTATTTTATAA
- the tsaE gene encoding tRNA (adenosine(37)-N6)-threonylcarbamoyltransferase complex ATPase subunit type 1 TsaE yields the protein MFYSHNEDELMTYGYQLGRKLQAGDVLVLTGNLGAGKTTLTKGIAKGLDIDQMIKSPTYTIVREYEGRLPLYHLDVYRIGNDPDSIDLDDFLYGDGVAVIEWGELLEEDLLGDYLEIIITPSGDGRDIELQSNGPRSKELSEAIERG from the coding sequence ATGTTTTATAGTCATAATGAAGATGAGTTGATGACTTATGGTTATCAGCTCGGTCGAAAATTACAAGCAGGAGATGTTCTGGTTTTAACTGGAAATCTTGGTGCCGGTAAGACGACATTAACCAAAGGAATCGCAAAGGGACTTGATATCGATCAGATGATTAAGAGCCCGACCTATACGATTGTTCGGGAATACGAGGGGCGTTTACCACTCTATCATTTAGATGTTTACCGTATTGGAAATGACCCAGACTCTATTGATTTGGATGATTTCTTGTATGGTGATGGTGTTGCTGTTATCGAATGGGGTGAACTTTTAGAAGAAGATTTGCTTGGCGATTACTTAGAAATCATTATCACTCCTTCAGGAGATGGTCGTGACATTGAGTTACAATCTAATGGCCCACGAAGTAAGGAACTTTCGGAGGCTATAGAACGTGGCTGA
- a CDS encoding GNAT family N-acetyltransferase encodes MAEQEVIVEEAQLSDVKTLVDLLSQVSQETDFVVAETILSQEDMEIFLARHLESVNEICLVVRVGKKLAGVLNVSSTSSPQTNHIGDIFIAVQEKYWGYGLGSLLMEVALDWAYHTPVIRRLELTVQARNSRAVHLYEKFDFKIEATKERGAKTKDGEFLDVYLMSRLID; translated from the coding sequence GTGGCTGAACAAGAGGTAATCGTTGAAGAAGCCCAGCTCTCTGATGTCAAAACCTTGGTTGATTTGCTTAGTCAGGTTAGCCAAGAGACAGATTTTGTGGTTGCAGAGACGATTTTGTCGCAAGAAGATATGGAGATTTTCTTGGCGCGACATCTCGAGTCTGTTAATGAAATTTGCTTGGTCGTAAGAGTTGGTAAAAAGTTGGCTGGTGTTTTAAATGTATCCAGCACTAGCTCACCACAAACTAATCATATCGGTGATATTTTCATTGCTGTGCAAGAAAAATACTGGGGGTATGGTCTCGGTTCACTTCTTATGGAAGTTGCTCTTGATTGGGCTTACCACACGCCAGTGATTCGTCGTTTGGAGCTGACAGTTCAGGCTAGAAATAGCAGAGCTGTTCACCTTTATGAAAAGTTCGATTTTAAGATTGAAGCTACAAAAGAACGTGGCGCAAAAACTAAAGATGGAGAATTTCTTGACGTCTACTTGATGAGTAGGTTGATAGACTAA
- the lytR gene encoding glycopolymer--peptidoglycan transferase LytR, giving the protein MKLGKKILLMIAAIVVTTVVALGVYITSAYNFSTSELSKTFKDYKTSGSSSNAIKQTKPFSILLMGVDTGDSERHSTWEGNSDSMILVTVNPKTKTTTMTSLERDILIELTGPEDNDMNGAQAKLNAAYASGGAQMAIMTIQDLLDIKIDYYMQINMQGLVDLVDAVGGITVTNNFDFPISIEETEPKYTSSIEPGTHKINGDQALVYARMRHQDPKGDYGRQQRQREVIQKVLKKILALDSVSSYKKILSAVSKNMQTNVEISSRTIPSLLGYADSLKNIETYQLEGEGQTINEISYEIVSSDHLLEVQNRIKKQLGLEESTELKTTAVLSENLYGTSSYYSSDYSSYDSGYSTGYDTGYSDYSNSGYSDYSTDTYSQDASAYAY; this is encoded by the coding sequence ATGAAACTCGGAAAAAAAATTCTGCTTATGATAGCAGCAATCGTTGTGACAACAGTTGTTGCATTAGGTGTTTATATTACAAGTGCTTACAATTTCTCAACAAGTGAGCTCTCAAAAACGTTTAAGGATTACAAGACGTCTGGTTCAAGTAGCAATGCTATTAAACAGACAAAACCTTTCTCAATTCTCTTGATGGGGGTTGATACAGGGGATTCTGAACGTCATTCAACTTGGGAAGGTAACAGTGACTCAATGATTTTGGTAACTGTTAACCCTAAGACGAAGACAACAACAATGACAAGTCTTGAACGTGATATTCTTATTGAATTAACAGGACCTGAAGATAATGATATGAATGGTGCTCAAGCTAAATTGAATGCTGCTTATGCTTCAGGCGGAGCTCAAATGGCTATTATGACCATTCAAGATTTGCTAGATATTAAAATTGATTACTACATGCAAATCAACATGCAAGGTTTGGTCGACTTAGTTGATGCCGTAGGTGGTATCACAGTCACAAATAATTTTGATTTCCCAATCTCAATTGAAGAAACAGAGCCTAAGTATACGTCATCAATCGAACCTGGAACTCACAAAATTAATGGTGATCAAGCTTTGGTATACGCACGTATGCGTCACCAAGATCCAAAAGGTGACTACGGTCGTCAACAACGTCAACGTGAAGTTATTCAAAAAGTGCTTAAGAAAATTTTAGCTCTTGATAGCGTGTCATCTTACAAGAAAATTCTATCTGCTGTAAGTAAGAACATGCAAACAAACGTTGAAATTTCATCACGTACCATTCCAAGTCTTCTTGGTTATGCGGATTCTCTAAAAAATATTGAAACGTATCAGTTAGAGGGTGAAGGACAAACGATTAATGAAATTTCTTACGAAATCGTAAGTTCTGATCATTTGCTTGAGGTGCAAAACCGTATTAAGAAACAACTTGGTTTAGAAGAAAGCACAGAATTAAAAACAACAGCAGTTCTTTCTGAGAATCTTTACGGTACTTCATCTTATTATAGTAGCGATTATAGCAGTTATGATAGTGGCTATAGCACAGGTTATGACACTGGTTATAGTGATTATAGCAACAGTGGCTACAGTGATTACTCAACCGATACTTATTCACAAGATGCAAGTGCTTATGCATATTAA
- a CDS encoding HIT family protein has protein sequence MENCIFCKIIAGDIPSSKVYEDDKVLAFLDISQTTKGHTLLIPKEHVRNVLAMSEETSQELFARLPKITRAVQKATGAVGMNIVNNNEEVAGQTVFHAHVHLIPRYASDDEFSLNFTEHELDFETLGKLAEQITKEVEA, from the coding sequence ATGGAAAATTGCATCTTTTGTAAAATTATCGCAGGTGACATTCCGTCATCAAAAGTTTATGAAGACGATAAAGTCTTAGCTTTCTTAGACATTTCACAAACCACTAAAGGACACACTCTTCTCATTCCAAAAGAACACGTTCGTAACGTCCTTGCTATGTCTGAAGAAACTTCACAAGAACTCTTTGCGCGCTTGCCAAAAATTACGCGTGCCGTTCAAAAAGCAACTGGTGCTGTTGGCATGAACATTGTCAACAATAACGAAGAAGTCGCTGGACAAACCGTTTTCCACGCTCACGTTCATCTCATTCCACGTTATGCTAGCGACGACGAATTCTCACTTAACTTTACAGAACACGAACTAGATTTTGAAACTCTTGGAAAATTAGCAGAGCAAATTACTAAAGAGGTGGAAGCATGA
- a CDS encoding ABC transporter ATP-binding protein, with protein MLKIENVTGGYINIPVLKNISFEVGDGELVGLIGLNGAGKSTTINEVIGLLTPYQGKITLDGLTLADNQAEYRKKIGFIPETPSLYEELTLREHLETVAMAYDLDFDQAMARAKELLKLFRLSDKLEWFPINFSKGMKQKVMIVCAFMIDPYLFIVDEPFLGLDPLAISDLTDLLAQEKAKGKAILMSTHVLDAAEKMCDRFVILHHGQVRAMGNLAELRQAFGQEDASLNDIYIASTKEG; from the coding sequence ATGTTAAAAATTGAAAATGTCACAGGTGGATACATTAATATCCCTGTTTTAAAAAATATTTCTTTTGAAGTTGGTGACGGTGAGTTGGTCGGCTTGATTGGGCTAAATGGTGCTGGGAAGTCAACGACGATTAATGAAGTTATCGGACTTTTGACGCCTTATCAAGGAAAGATTACGCTTGACGGCTTGACTTTGGCTGATAACCAAGCAGAGTATCGCAAAAAGATTGGCTTTATTCCTGAAACGCCAAGCTTGTATGAAGAGTTAACTTTACGTGAGCATTTAGAGACGGTTGCTATGGCTTATGACCTTGATTTTGATCAAGCGATGGCGCGTGCTAAGGAATTGCTAAAACTTTTCCGTCTGTCTGATAAGCTTGAATGGTTCCCGATTAATTTTTCAAAAGGGATGAAGCAAAAGGTTATGATTGTGTGCGCCTTTATGATTGATCCTTATTTGTTTATCGTTGATGAGCCATTTTTGGGACTAGATCCTTTGGCGATTTCTGATTTAACGGATTTGCTAGCGCAGGAAAAAGCAAAAGGCAAAGCTATTTTGATGTCAACACACGTGTTAGATGCTGCTGAAAAAATGTGTGATCGATTTGTGATTTTGCATCATGGTCAAGTGCGTGCAATGGGAAATCTAGCTGAATTGCGTCAAGCTTTTGGTCAAGAAGATGCTAGTTTGAACGATATTTACATAGCTTCAACTAAAGAGGGATAG